In a single window of the Terriglobales bacterium genome:
- a CDS encoding protein kinase, with translation MPINAGSRLGPYEIIAAAGAGGMGEVYRAKDTRLDRVVAIKVLPQHLTQDAHLRERFEREARAISSLSHPGICILHDIGSQDGVDFLVMEFLEGETLEQRIMKGPLSPPDVLRIGVEIADALEKAHRQGIVHRDLKPSNIMLTKSGTKLFDFGLAKRGDASTLASALTEMTASQKKLTSEGSIVGTFQYMAPEQLEGADADQRTDIFAFGEILYEMATGQPAFKGKTKASLIASILSSEPAPITTLQPLTPPGLDRIVRTCLAKDPDDRFQTVHDLKLQLQWVAEGGSLAGVPAPVAHRRKHRETVAWALAGALLAVTAASAWFVWRLTSEPKQVIRASILPPDKVRFELLAGGGPAQLSPDGHYVVYGGVSSGAARQLWLQALDASAPQPLPGTESATYPFWSPDSRSIGFFSGTKLKRIEVSGGPPQTLCDASEGRGGSWNAQGVIIFGTRQTGLYRVPASGGTATVLTELDRTKGAEGTHRWPWFLPDGNRYLFMAGPTGNDTGANQIYLGSLDSKERRLVIAASSNPVYASGYLLFRRESSLMAQPFDEKRGQTTGDAVPIAENLRFDAGITHAVFSASRTGLLLFQSGGVRAGSQLTWFDRTGKQTGQIGTPAMQYSIRISPDQKHVAAQIFDPAASNVDLWVFDVQRNVRTRLTFDPAAEMSPVWSPDSKRIYFASERDANRRQIFVKNADGSGGEERVLTSQDVDVPDDVSRDGRYLAFTRRSLTGSTGFDIWILPLAGEPKPFTFLQTQFLEGTPRFSPDGRWLAYTSDESGRPEVYVSPFPAGGTKWQISNTGGRLAVWDKNGSELIYLSPDNKLMAVDLRFSANSVQPGLPRELFQTRTPPTPLPYHVGTDGRILVITMEDYAEGTPLSLVTNWTNIVRK, from the coding sequence ATGCCCATCAATGCAGGCAGCAGGCTGGGACCATACGAGATAATCGCCGCCGCCGGCGCCGGCGGCATGGGCGAGGTCTATCGCGCGAAGGACACCCGCCTCGACCGCGTGGTCGCGATCAAGGTCCTGCCCCAGCACCTCACGCAAGACGCGCACCTGCGCGAGCGCTTCGAGCGCGAGGCGCGCGCCATCTCCTCGCTCTCCCATCCCGGCATCTGCATCCTGCACGACATCGGCTCGCAGGATGGCGTCGACTTCCTCGTCATGGAGTTCCTCGAGGGTGAGACGTTGGAACAGCGGATCATGAAAGGTCCGTTGTCCCCGCCCGATGTGCTGCGCATCGGAGTGGAGATCGCCGATGCGCTCGAGAAAGCGCACCGCCAGGGCATCGTCCACCGCGACCTCAAGCCCTCGAACATCATGCTCACCAAGTCGGGCACAAAACTGTTCGACTTCGGCCTCGCCAAGCGCGGCGACGCCTCCACGCTCGCCTCCGCCCTCACCGAAATGACCGCCAGCCAGAAGAAGCTCACCAGCGAAGGCTCGATCGTCGGGACTTTTCAGTACATGGCGCCCGAGCAGCTCGAGGGCGCCGACGCCGACCAGCGCACCGATATCTTCGCCTTCGGCGAGATCCTCTACGAGATGGCCACCGGCCAGCCCGCCTTCAAGGGCAAGACCAAGGCGAGCCTCATCGCCAGCATCCTCTCCTCCGAGCCCGCGCCCATCACCACGCTCCAGCCGCTCACGCCGCCCGGCCTCGACCGCATCGTGCGCACCTGCCTCGCCAAGGATCCCGACGACCGCTTCCAGACCGTCCACGACCTCAAGCTGCAACTGCAATGGGTCGCCGAGGGCGGCTCGCTCGCCGGCGTGCCCGCGCCCGTCGCTCACCGCCGCAAACATCGCGAGACCGTCGCCTGGGCACTCGCCGGCGCTCTGCTGGCAGTGACCGCGGCCTCAGCCTGGTTCGTTTGGCGGCTCACGTCGGAACCGAAGCAGGTGATCCGCGCGAGCATCCTGCCGCCTGATAAGGTGCGCTTCGAGCTGTTGGCAGGCGGTGGTCCGGCGCAGCTCTCGCCCGACGGGCATTACGTCGTATACGGTGGAGTCAGCTCGGGCGCGGCACGGCAGCTTTGGCTCCAGGCGCTCGACGCCTCCGCCCCGCAACCGCTGCCGGGCACCGAGAGCGCCACCTACCCCTTCTGGTCACCCGACAGCCGCTCCATCGGCTTTTTTAGCGGCACGAAACTGAAGCGGATCGAAGTCAGTGGCGGCCCTCCACAGACTTTGTGCGATGCCAGCGAGGGACGCGGTGGCAGCTGGAACGCGCAGGGCGTGATCATCTTCGGGACGCGCCAGACCGGACTCTACCGGGTCCCCGCCAGCGGCGGCACGGCCACGGTGTTGACGGAGCTCGACCGCACCAAGGGTGCAGAAGGCACGCATCGCTGGCCGTGGTTCCTGCCTGACGGCAACCGCTACCTCTTCATGGCCGGACCCACGGGCAACGATACCGGGGCCAACCAGATCTACCTCGGCTCGCTCGATTCGAAGGAGCGCCGCCTCGTGATCGCGGCGAGTTCCAACCCGGTCTACGCTTCCGGATACCTGCTCTTCCGCCGCGAGTCTTCCCTGATGGCGCAGCCGTTCGATGAGAAGCGCGGCCAGACGACCGGCGATGCCGTCCCCATCGCCGAGAACCTGCGTTTCGATGCCGGCATCACGCACGCGGTCTTTTCCGCTTCGCGCACCGGGCTGCTCCTGTTCCAGTCGGGCGGCGTTCGCGCAGGCTCCCAGTTGACCTGGTTCGATCGCACCGGTAAGCAGACCGGCCAGATCGGCACCCCGGCGATGCAGTACTCCATCCGCATTTCGCCCGACCAGAAGCATGTCGCCGCGCAGATCTTCGATCCCGCCGCCAGCAATGTGGATCTATGGGTGTTCGATGTTCAGCGGAACGTGCGGACGCGTTTGACATTCGATCCCGCCGCCGAAATGTCCCCCGTGTGGTCGCCGGATAGCAAGCGGATCTACTTCGCTTCCGAGCGCGATGCGAACCGCCGGCAGATCTTCGTGAAGAACGCCGACGGCTCCGGCGGCGAAGAGCGCGTGCTTACTTCGCAGGATGTGGATGTTCCCGACGACGTGAGCCGGGATGGGCGATACCTGGCATTCACCCGCCGCTCCCTCACCGGCAGCACCGGCTTCGATATTTGGATCCTGCCGCTCGCCGGCGAACCCAAGCCCTTCACCTTCCTGCAGACGCAATTCTTGGAAGGCACCCCGCGTTTTTCTCCCGACGGCCGCTGGCTCGCTTACACCTCCGACGAGTCCGGAAGGCCGGAGGTCTATGTGTCCCCGTTCCCCGCCGGCGGCACGAAGTGGCAGATATCCAATACCGGAGGGCGCCTTGCTGTCTGGGACAAGAACGGAAGCGAGCTGATCTATCTCTCGCCCGACAACAAACTCATGGCGGTGGACCTGCGGTTCTCAGCAAACAGCGTGCAGCCGGGGTTGCCGCGCGAGCTTTTCCAGACACGCACGCCGCCGACTCCCCTTCCCTATCATGTGGGAACGGACGGCCGCATCCTGGTGATCACGATGGAGGACTACGCCGAAGGCACTCCCCTTTCGCTGGTGACGAACTGGACGAACATTGTCCGTAAGTAA